The following are from one region of the Nicotiana tomentosiformis chromosome 7, ASM39032v3, whole genome shotgun sequence genome:
- the LOC104085491 gene encoding uncharacterized protein, which yields MGKRLQHQDPSISPENPKGCMWGILHNLNHNRWQQVRKHLPHKRQGCGQQIAVVEDVGDNATTADSRGMQERVEGKLENSSIVVKTIEPAQVSKSSMLSRIRSLITEETTKKKGRHRRSSSCPIQLERTNSIHHLDLADLKSSHEIPLIDNTLEKESYSVASLLDPPPKRTRELAVNTCEPIESENMRNDSSSLQLHSTQVSKSRFDFIKSVSFPSRGSRGRRTVRSRNHKNKLECDYYGKGENESGFAEQLNSHSVTSTDLSSDDDDVGKHVMTRLESFNNVSPCSPRAEKKHHESKLILNRFKNLRRKIRHALEESRKDRRIIMDAVLHKVPHGVGSSKKGNNIVEEKTTDVHVKYFRGSTCSSPFSKSEMKYFRRTSSVNESLDRYNQLLDACFYREGKQYGFDRSSFRASRSPSPVRSSSPIGSLERILSMPDLRYYPSFKLEDSPEPGYSSYKLARAASSNNLSVATTKSNEHKSLNIPLGSENQIEEGYCSDSKSTIFLDVSETFDDFGGLKTDENSSSVENIIGVTSSLNSKLDKSIPLPLPDIIFQNATSPARLLTSKGAEEDTVNTDKKGISASELNRIHLQIQVDKRYKPEFNYVKDVLELSGFSGNDQFLGKWHSADHPVNPSVFEELEICADISCDQLLLFDLVNEVLLQIYERSCSYWPKSLTCRSFIHTMPVGYHVLGEVWTDINSCLESELKIDQPIDDAVSRDLAKDETWMNLQFDAVCVGLELEDLILDDLIKELIFI from the exons TGGTTGAAGATGTAGGGGATAATGCAACAACTGCTGATTCTCGTGGTATGCAAGAAAGAGTAGAAGGCAAATTGGAGAATTCCTCT ATTGTAGTGAAAACTATAGAACCAGCTCAAGTGTCCAAAAGTTCAATGTTATCTCGGATAAGATCTTTGATTACTGAAGAGACAACTAAGAAAAAGGGTAGGCATCGCAGAAGTTCATCGTGTCCTATACAGCTCGAACGAACTAATTCTATTCATCATCTAGATCTTGCTGATCTAAAATCTTCTCATGAAATTCCCTTAATTGACAATACTTTGGAGAAGGAGAGTTATTCTGTTGCCAGTCTATTAGATCCTCCGCCTAAAAGGACACGCGAGCTTGCTGTCAACACTTGTGAGCCTATTGAATCAGAAAACATGAGAAATGACTCATCTTCACTGCAGCTACATAGTACTCAGGTATCCaaatcaaggtttgactttatcAAGTCGGTTTCATTTCCTTCACGTGGGTCGCGGGGAAGAAGAACTGTCAGGTCAAGGAATCATAAGAACAAGCTGGAATGTGACTATTATGGGAAAGGGGAAAATGAGTCCGGTTTTGCAGAACAGTTGAATAGCCATTCAGTGACATCAACGGATTTGAGTAGCGACGATGATGATGTTGGAAAACATGTGATGACAAGACTTGAATCATTTAACAACGTCTCTCCATGTTCACCTCGCGCAGAAAAGAAACATCACGAGAGTAAACTCATCCTCAATCGTTTTAAGAATCTACGGAGAAAAATAAGGCACGCACTTGAGGAGAGTAGAAAGGACAGGCGAATTATCATGGATGCTGTCCTTCATAAGGTTCCACACGGTGTTGGATCATCCAAAAAGGGAAACAATATAGTTGAGGAGAAAACTACAGACGTACATGTGAAATACTTCCGGGGAAGTACTTGCAGTTCTCCGTTTAGCAAGAGTGAAATGAAATACTTTAGGAGAACATCATCTGTCAATGAATCATTGGACAGATATAATCAATTACTTGACGCCTGCTTCTATAGGGAAGGAAAACAGTACGGTTTTGATAGGTCGAGCTTTAGAGCATCTCGATCACCTTCACCAGTGAGAAGTAGTAGCCCCATAGGCAGTCTAGAGAGGATTCTTTCTATGCCTGATCTCAGGTATTACCCTTCTTTCAAACTTGAGGACTCTCCTGAACCCGGTTACTCATCATATAAACTAGCTAGAGCTGCATCGAGCAACAACTTAAGTGTCGCAACTACCAAGTCCAACGAACACAAATCCCTCAATATCCCTTTAGGTTCAGAAAACCAAATTGAAGAAGGTTACTGTTCGGACTCCAAGAGTACAATTTTTCTTGATGTCAGCGAGACGTTTGATGATTTTGGTGGCTTAAAGACAGACGAGAACTCTTCCTCGGTTGAAAATATTATTGGAGTCACTTCATCTCTTAATTCAAAATTAGATAAATCaattcctcttcctcttcctgaTATTATTTTTCAGAATGCTACTAGCCCAGCTAGGCTCTTGACATCTAAAG GTGCAGAAGAGGATACAGTGAATACCGATAAAAAAGGAATTTCAGCTAGTGAACTAAACAGAATTCATTTGCAAATTCAGGTTGATAAGAGATATAAACCTGAATTCAATTATGTAAAAGATGTACTAGAACTATCTGGCTTCAGTGGAAATGATCAGTTTCTAGGGAAATGGCATTCTGCTGACCATCCAGTGAATCCTTCAGTATTTGAGGAATTGGAAATTTGTGCTGATATCTCATGTGATCAACTGCTTTTGTTTGATTTAGTGAATGAGGTCTTGTTACAAATTTATGAGAGATCATGTTCCTACTGGCCAAAGTCGTTAACATGTCGTTCTTTTATCCATACAATGCCTGTTGGTTACCATGTTCTTGGGGAGGTTTGGACTGATATAAACTCGTGTCTCGAATCTGAACTGAAGATTGATCAACCAATCGATGATGCTGTGAGTCGCGATCTAGCAAAAGATGAAACTTGGATGAACCTTCAGTTTGATGCTGTGTGTGTTGGACTGGAGCTCGAGGATCTCATATTAGATGATCTTATAAAAGAGCTGATTTTCATTTGA